The sequence below is a genomic window from Serratia nevei.
AGCGGTGCTCACAAAAGAACAGCAGCGGATTATCCTGCTTGCTGTCGCTGTAACCGCTGTACAGCTTCAGCGGCGCACCGAGCCGCTGCTCCAGCTGCACCACTTTCTGGGCTCCCAGGCAGCGCAGGGTCAAGACCCAGCCGCCGCAGCGGCGCGTGATGCGGCTGCCGATCAACCGCACCCGCGGCAGAAACGCCGAATCGCGATACACCTGCTCCACCAGCCGCTCCGGCGAGCCGGTAATCAGCCACACTTCGGCATCGTGCTCCTCCAGGTACTGCCGCAGCCGCATTTGCACCACCGGAAATGCGGTCACCTTCTGGCGAAAGGCCTCGATAAACTGCCGCTCCAGCGCCTTTAGCGTCGTTTCGGAACGCCCGAAGGTGATCGCCCATAGCAGCAGGCTCATCGGCCAACGCGCGGCGCGCCCCAGCAGCAGCAGCGCCAGACCGATCGGCAGCAGCAGCGGTATCACCAGCAACAGGTTCAGCGGTAAGCGGCGCAGCAGAAAACGCAAGAAACTGCCGAACATATCTTCCTGATGCAGGGTGCCGTCCAGATCGAAAAAGACCACGCGGCGCCCCTCTGCGGCCGGTTGTTGCTGCTTGTCGCTCAAACGCTACTCCTCGGGATCGTTGAACCCCATCATCCAGGTGAAGAGAAAACCGGCGATAATCGTAATCAGCATCCCCGCCAGATACAACATCACCTTACCTGAGACGATGGTCAACGCCAAAGGCAGCCCCGAAATGCCGAAGGTGATCACCGTCGCCACCTTCCAGTAGCTGATCAGCGCTCCGCCAACCGCACCGCCGAGGCAGGCGCCGATAAACGGCCGGCCCAGCGGCAGCGTCACCCCGAAGATCAGCGGCTCGCCGATGCCGAGAATGCCGACCGGCAACGCCCCTTTGATCACCTTTTTCAGCCGCGCATTGCGGGTTTTCAACAGCACCGCCAGCGCCGCCCCCACCTGCCCGACGCCGGCCATCGCCAGGATCGGCAGCAGCGGGTTGGAACCGTGCGCCTGCACCAGCTCGACGTGGATCGGCACCAGACCCTGATGCAGACCCGAGAGCACCAGCGGCAGGAACAGCCCCGAGAGCAGCGCTCCCACCAGCAGCCCGCCCTTGTCGATCGCCAGATTGGCACCGTGGGCGATGGCGTCGGAGATAATGCCGCCGATCGGCTGCAGAATCAGGATCGCCAGCGAGGCGGTGACCAGCGTGGTCAGCAGTGGGTTAAGGATCAGTTCGACCGACTCCGGCAGCAGCGTGCGCAGGCGTTTCTCCACCCAGCACATTAACGCTACCACCAGCAGCACGGCGATCACCCCGCCGCGCCCCGGCTGCAACGCCTCGCCGAACAAGGTGATCTGCGCCAGCGCCGGGCTGGAGAGAATGCCGGCCATCACGCCGCCCATCGCCTGAGAGCCACCGAATACCCGCGCGGCGTTGACCCCGACCAAAATGTTCATGATGGCGAACACCGCGCTGCCGAAGATCGCCAACAGCCCCAGCACGTTCGGGTAGTCCACTGCCAGCTGGCCGGCGATGTCAGGCCGTTTCAGCAGGTTGATGATGCCGGTGATCAGGCCCGAGGCGATAAACGCCGGGATCAGCGGAATAAAGACATCGGCCAGTTTTTTCAGCGCGCCGCTCATCGGCGCAGCGTATTTTTGCTTGGCCTGCGCCTTGATGCGGGCCGCGTCACCGACGGCGACAACGGGCTGCGCGCTACCGCTCAGCAATTCGCGCATGGCATCCACCACCTTGGCGGCGGCGCCTGGGCCAACGATAAACTGATGCTGCTCACCCTGTTTGATATAGCCCTTCACGCCGGGCAGCTGCCTGAGGGCGGCCAGATCCAGGCGCTGCTCGTCGCTGACCTCGACGCGCACCCGCGTCATGCAGTTCTCCAGTTTGAGGATATTGCCCTCGCCCCCCACGCCCGCCAGGATCTGTGTCGCCAATGCCGTTGTCTTGTCCATCGCCGCCCCCACCGTGAATTAACGCGCCAGCGCCGCGCGCAGGTAGCCGTCGTGCCGCTGCAGCCGCTGCTGTGCCTCTTCGGCGCTGACGCCGGCCAAAAGCATCAGGATCGCCGGTTTGACTTCGAAGCCGGTCTGCGCCAGCGCCGCCTCCGCCTGAGCGCGTTCGGCGCCGGTGGCCTCCACCACGATGCGGCAGGCGCGATCCACCAGTTTGACGTTGGTGGCCTTCACGTCCACCATCAGGTTCTGGTAGACCTTGCCCAGCTTGACCATCGCGCCGGTCGACAGCATGTTGAGCACCAGCTTCTGCGCAGTGCCGGATTTCAGACGCGTCGAGCCGGTCAGAGCCTCCGGCCCCACCACCGGCGAGATCGCCACCTGCGCTTCGTGCGCGATCGGCGAATCCGGGTTGCAGGAGATGGCCGCCGTCGGGCAGCCCAGCCCGCGCGCATAGCGCAGTGCGCCAATCACATAAGGCGTGCGCCCGGAGGCCGCCAACCCCACCACCATATCGACGGCGGTGAGGTTCAGCGCCCGGAGATCGGCTTCGCCCAAAGCTTCGTCGTCTTCCGCCCCCTCCACCGCTTTAAGCAGCGCGCCCGGCCCGCCGGCGATCAGCCCCACCACCACGCCGTGCGGCACACCGAAGGTCGGTGGGCACTCGGAGGCATCCAGCACGCCCAGGCGGCCGCTGGTGCCGGCGCCCAAATAAATCAGCCGCCCACCGGCCTTCAACGCCGCCGCCGCCAAATCGACCGCCTGCGCGATCGCCGGCAGCACCTTTTCGATCGCCTCCGGCACCTTTCGGTCTTCCTGGTTAAAGCAGCGGACCATCTCCAGCGTCGACATCTCATCCAGCCTCATGGTGGCCGGGTTGCGGGTTTCCGATACCAGTGCGCCTAAGTTCATCTGTTCACCTTTGAATTTTTAATTCACAAAATTAAATCAATATTTGAATATTTTATTCAACAAAGCGAGCGCTATTTGCTATTTTAACGGCGAGCTCACAAAAATTTTCACCGCGCGTTTTCGCCGCCTGCGTGGCAAAATGGCCGCTGGTTTCCAGGGAAAGATCAATGAGTACCCTTCTGCGCATTCGCCAGATGTATCCGACACTGGCGCAAAACGACCGCAAGCTGGCGGATTTTTTGCTGAACAACGCCGAGCAGGCGCGCCATCTCAGCTCGCAAAAGCTGGCCCAGCTGGCCGGCATCAGCCAGTCGAGCGTGGTGAAGTTCGCCCAAAAGCTGGGCTATAAAGGTTTCCCGGCGTTGAAGCTGGCGCTGAGCGAGACGCTGGCCCAGCCGCAGGCCGAACCGGTCGTGACCGTTCACAACCACATCCTCAGCAGCGACACGCTGAAAACCGTCGGTGAAAAGCTATTGGCGGAAAAGCAGGCGGCGCTGCGCGCGACGCTGGACATCAACAGCGAAGAGCGGCTGCATCAGGCGCTGGACATGCTGCGTCAGGCGCGCCGGGTAATGCTGATCGGCATCGGCGCTTCCGGGCTGGTGGCCAAGGATTTTTCCTTCAAGCTGCTGAAAATCGGCGTGATGGCGGTGGCCGAAGCGGACATGCACGTTCAGCTGGCGGCGGTGCAGGCGCTGGACAAACGCGATCTGCTGCTCGCTATCTCCTTCAGCGGCGAACGGCGTGAAATCAATCTGGCGGCGGAAGAGGCGCGCCAGGCCGGCGCCAGGGTGTTGGCGCTGACCAGCTTTTCTCCCAACGGCCTGCAGCAGCGCGCGGATCACTGCCTCTACACCATCGCCGAAGAGCCCCACACCCGCAGCGCGGCCATCTCTTCCAGCACGGCCCAGTACGCTCTCACCGATCTGCTGTTTATGGCGCTGATCCAGCACGATCTCGATCATGCCCGCGACCGCATCAAGCACAGCGAACAGTTAATGAAAAAGTTGGTTTGAGGCGTATAATGGCGGCCGATAAAACGCCGCCAGCTCAATTATTTCCCTTCTCTGCATTCGAAAAATAATGTGCGGGCGGTGACTCGCTCAATTATCAATCAATAATTGAGCATGCATGGACAGCATTATTTAACGATACCATTATGAATACACACACTGTTATTTTAGATAAGTTGCGGCACTCCGTGACTCACCCGACCCTACGCACTTTTTTATTTTACGCCATTATTGCTTTGATATTGATCAAAGCGATGGGATACAGCGGTGTAAAAGGCATTGATATTCTTTTTATTGCACTTATCTTGTTATTATTATCTATCCATTCGCTTACCCGTTACGGCCTGATTATTCCATTTATTCTGCTGTGCGCACTGTATGCGCCGGTCGGGGCCATATACGGTTCCCCATCAGCCGTCGTGGTGTCAGCCCTGCTGCAATCCAACCCGATAGAGGCAAGGGAGTTTTTGCAAACCCTCCCGGTCAGCTGTTATCTGTTGCCTGTCGCCATTCTGCTTACGCCGGTCATTCTCGGTCGATTGATTTGGCGACACCCCCTGTCAAAGAAAACAATATTGATCGCATTGGGCCTGCTTACGGCGATTATTATCGCCAGAGCATTCAGCGGTGGGTTGAGCAATCTCAGATTGCCTGACTTCTTTTTATCCACTTACTCCGCTTACGATCAATACCAACAGCAGATTGATGAATTAAACACCGACGCTTCAGCACCAAACCGCTGGTCGCTTACCGCCGGAGCACCAACGAATGAGAACTATGTCATTATCGTCGGCGAAAGTATGCGCAGGGATCATATGTCCTTATTTGGTTATCCGGTGTCCACTACACCGTTTCTGGATAATGCCAAGGGACGGTTTTACAGTAACTATATTTCCACCGCGCCGAATACGTTCGAATCGCTCCCCCGCACGCTGGCTTTAAGCAACGGCCACAACATTGCCCTCGGAGATAATATCATCACCCTGGCAAAAACCGCCGGCCTCAATACCCACTGGCTGTCCAATCAGGGCATGTTCGGGCAATTCGATACGCCGGTATCAAAAATCGCCATGTTCAGCGATAACCATTACTTCCTGAAGAAAGGCGACTATCAATCGCGCAACACCGATGATGATGCGCTGCTGCTGATATTTGACCAACTATTGAGCCGCCAGGGGCAAGGCAACCTGTATGTGCTGCATCTGATGGGCTCGCACGCCGACTTTTGCGAGCGGCTTAACGGCGAACCGCCGAGCGTCGAGTCGCCGAATAAGGAGCTGGCCTGCTACCTCTCTACCTATCGCAAGACCGATCGTTTTATCGAGCAGGTTTATCACAGTCTGAAACGGACCGGCGCGCCGTTTAAACTGTTCTATTTCTCCGATCACGGTCTTTCCCATAAGGATATCGGCGGCATACGTTCTCTGCGTCACAGCGGCGATACCCGGCAGAATTACCAGGTGCCGTTGCTGGTGCTGAGCGATCGCGACCAACAACACCAGATCATTGATGATCCCTTGAGCGCGTTCGATTTTATCGGGTTGTTTGCTCAAGAGGCGGGAATACGGGTTGCCCATCCGGAGGTGATGCCGACGATGCGTATGGCGGATACCGATAAGCGCTGGGTGTTTGACGGGCAGAGAAGGGTTGATTTCGATCAGTTGGCTGACGACCCACCTGAGTTACCCTAAGCGGTAAGATGACGAAAAAATGCCCGCCGCGCGGCGATTCTATGATAGATTGCGCGCCAGCCCGAGCACACCGATGGAAAGATAACTGACAATGGCACTGCTGATTACCAAGAAATGTATCAACTGCGACATGTGCGAGCCGGAATGCCCGAACCAGGCGATCTCGATGGGCGATGAGATTTATCAGATCGATACCGATCGCTGCACCGAGTGCGTCGGCCATTATGATACGCCGACCTGCCAGCAGGTTTGCCCGATCGACAACACCATCATCACCGATCCGCAGCATCGCGAGAGCAACGAACAGCTGTGGGACAAGTTCGTGGTGCTGCACCACGCCGATCGCATTTAATCCGCCGCAGGACTGACAAGGGCGCCACAGGCGCCCTTTCTCTTTTCAGCTTTCGACGATCACCGTCGCGCAGGCATAGCGCCGTTCGTCGGCCAGCGAAACGTGGATCGCGGCGACCCCCATCTCCCCGGCCAGCTCGGCGGCGCGGCCGTGCAAACGAATATTCGGCTTGCCCAACGCATCGTTGAACACTTCGAACTGATTGAACGCCAGGCCGTTGCGAATGCCGGTGCCGAACGCCTTGGCAGCGGCCTCTTTCACCGCGAAACGCTTGGCCAGAAAGCGAATCGGCTGCTGGTGCTGCTGATACAGCGCCCACTCGGCGTCGCTCAGCACGCGGCGCGCCAGACGATCGCCGCTGCGCTCCACCACCGCTTCGATACGCGCCATCTCGACGATGTCGGTACCCAGCCCGAGCACCGCCATTACCGGCGCGCTTCCCGCATCAGCACTTTCATGTCGGCAACCGCGGCCGGCAGCCCGCACATCACCGCCTGGCCGATAATCGCATGGCCGATGTTCAGCTCGTGCATTTCCGGCAGCGCGGCAATCGGCTGCACGTTGTGGTAGGTCAGGCCGTGGCCGGCATTGACCTTCAGCCCCTTCTCGGCCGCGTAGGCGGCGGCTACCGCTATGCGGCGCAGCTCGGCCTGTACCGCCAGCTCGCCCTGGGCTTCGGCGTAGGCACCGGTGTGGATCTCGATATAAGGAGCGCCCACCGCCACCGCCGCATCGATCTGGCGATGATCGGGATCGATGAACAGCGAGACCAAAATGCCCGCCTGCGCCAGGCGCTCAACCGCCACGCTCATTTTGTCCAGCTGGCCGGCGACGTCCAGGCCGCCTTCGGTGGTCACTTCTTCACGCTTTTCCGGCACCAGGCAGCAGAAGTGCGGCTTCAGCTCAATGGCGATATCCAGCATCTCGTCGGTCACCGCCATCTCCAGATTCATGCGCGTCTGGATGGTCTGGCGCAGCAGGCGCACGTCGCGGTCGGTGATGTGGCGGCGGTCTTCGCGCAGATGCACGGTAATGCCGTCGGCCCCCGCCTGTTCGGCAATGAATGCCGCCTGAACCGGATCCGGGTATTGGGTTCCGCGCGCGTTACGTAACGTGGCGATGTGATCGATATTGACGCCCAGCAGCAAATCAGCCATGACAACCTCTAAATACGATTTTCAGTGCCAGCAGTTTACACGCGGGCGCAAGGCGGCAAAAGGGGAAAAGGTCAGGCGTCGTCGACCGGCGTATTCGGCTGTTTGCGCACAAACTGACGGAACAGTTCGCGGCTCTTCAACGGTTTGCCGCCGAGGTAGGGTTTCAGCGCCATACGGGTGAAACGCTTGGCGGCGCGCAGCGTCTCGGCATCGGGAAACTGCCGCTCCGCCAGCGCGCGCAGTTCGCGCCCGGTGAAGCTGTAGTGATCCACCACCAGGCTGGCGATAAAGCCTTTCTCTTCGCGGTAACGATAGGTCATGGCATCATCCACCGGCAGGCCGCTGCCGGCGCAGTGCAGGAAATCAAGGCCGTAGCCCAGGTGGTGCAGCAAGGCCAGTTCGAACTGACGCAGCGCCTGTTCCGGCGAGCTGTCTTCCGCCGCCAGCGCCTGCAGGCATTGCAGATAGTCGAAGAACAACACCGAGTAGTTGGTTTCCTGCTCCAGCACGCGCGCCAGCAGTTCGTTCACGTACAGGCCGCTGTAAAGCATCATGCCGCTGAGGGGTAAACCGAGGGAGACCGCTTCAGCGTTGCGCAGCGTTTTCACTTCGCCGCGGCCGCCCCAGCGCACTAACAGGGGGGTAAAGGGTTGCAGACAACCCTTCAGATTGGAACGGCGGCTGCGCGCGCCTTTCGCCAGCAAGCGCACCCGCCCATGACCTTCGGTAAACAGATCCAGCATCAGACTGGTTTCACTGTACGGCCGCCCATGCAGGACGAAAGCGCGCTCCCAGCCGTCCACGGATCGTTACTTCAGATCGTCAACATAGCCCAGGCTGCGCAGCGCACGTTCGTCGTCCGCCCAACCGGATTTCACTTTCACCCACAGCTCGAGATGCACTTTGGCGTCGAACATCTGTTCCATGTCCTGGCGCGCTTCGATGCCGATGGTTTTGATCTTGGCGCCTTTGTTGCCGATGACCATTTTCTTCTGGCCTTCGCGCTCGACCAGGATCAGGCCGTGCACATCGTAGCCGCCGCGATCGTTAGCCACGAACTGTTCGATTTCCACCGTCACCGAATACGGCAGCTCTTCGCCCAGGAAACGCATCAGCTTCTCGCGGATGATCTCGGACGCCATAAAGCGCTGGGAGCGATCGGTGATGTAGTCTTCCGGGAAGTGGTGTTCCGCTTCCGGCAGCAGCTTGCGCACGATGCCGGCGATGGTGTCGACGTTCATCCCTTTCTCGGCGGAGATAGGCACCACGTCGAGGAAGTTCATCTGCTGGCTGAGGAACGCGATGTGCGGCAACAGCTTGGATTTGTCGGTGACGTTATCAACCTTGTTGATCGCCAGCAATACCGGGCAGCGCAGGCTGCGCAGCTTGTTGACCACCATTTCGTCGTCGGCGGTCCAGTTGGTGCCTTCGACCACGAAGATCACCAGTTCGACATCGCCGATCGAGCTGCTGGCCGCGCGGTTCATCAAGCGGTTGATGGCGCGTTTTTCTTCGATGTGCAGCCCTGGGGTGTCGACGTAGATCGCCTGATAGGCGCCATCGGTGTCGATGCCCATGATGCGGTGACGGGTCGTCTGCGGCTTACGCGACGTAATGGAAACCTTCTGCCCCAGCAGTTGGTTCAGCAACGTCGATTTGCCCACGTTCGGGCGGCCGACGATGGCGATAAACCCGCAGTGTTGTTTTACTTCGCTCATTCAAGCTCCAGCTTTTTCAGCGCTTGTTCCGCTGCCGCCTGCTCGGCTTTACGGCGGCTCGAGCCGGTGCCCACCACGGGCTCGCTCAAACCACTCACCTGGCAGTGGATGGTAAACTCTTGGTCGTGCGCTTCACCGCGAACCTGCACCACCAAATAAGAAGGCAACGGCAGATGACGCCCCTGCAAAAACTCCTGCAAACGGGTTTTCGGGTCTTTCTGCTTATCACCGGGGCTGATTTCGTCCAACCGGCTGCGATACCAGTCCAAAATCAGACGCTCGACGGTCTGGATGTCGCTGTCCAGGAACACGCCGCCGATCAATGCCTCCACCGTATCCGCCAGGATTGACTCGCGGCGGAACCCACCACTTTTCAATTCGCCCGGCCCCAGCCGCAGACATTCGCCCAGGTCAAACTCGCGCGCCATCTCCGCCAGCGTGTTGCCGCGCACCAGCGTGGCACGCATGCGGCTCATATCGCCCTCGTCTACGCGAGGAAAGCGGTGATAGAGCGCATTGGCGATGACAAAGCTCAGAATCGAGTCACCCAGAAACTCAAGACGTTCATTGTGTTTACTGCTGGCGCTGCGGTGAGTCAAAGCCTGCAGTAAAAGCTCCTGCTGTTGAAAAGTGTAGCCCAGCTTCCGCTGCAGCCTGTTTATTACGATGGGGTTCATGAGTTACCAATAGATCAAGAATGCGTCAAAAACTTGCAGCATACGGAACAGGCCTGCTTCGCCGAAAGCCGATCCAAAGCTGTTTCGTTTGCAGTGGCTCCCAGCAGGAGCCAACTTTTTATCGCTCGAGAAAGTATTCTACAACGAGTGGAAACATAATGCTGTGTTTATATCCCCTTAATCTTTCACGCCGCAGTAGGCTGCGGCGTGAAATAGACAGGGAATAAGTCAGCGATTAATGAATGCCGCCGATCCGGCTGAAACGCACGCCGGTAGGCCACTCACCTTCCTGCTTTTCAAAGCTCATCCAGATGGCCGTGGCTTTACCCACCAGATTCTTCTCCGGCACAAAGCCCCAGTAGCGGCTGTCCGCGCTGTTGTCGCGGTTGTCGCCCATCATGAAGTAATGCCCGGCCGGCACCACCCACTCCGCCAGCGGTTTGCCCGGCTGTTGGTAGTAAGCGCCCACCTGATCCTGCGTGCCCGGCACGGTCAGGATGCGGTGGGCCACGTTGCCCAGGCTCTCCTGACGCTCGCGCAGA
It includes:
- the yfhb gene encoding phosphatidylglycerophosphatase C, with product MSDKQQQPAAEGRRVVFFDLDGTLHQEDMFGSFLRFLLRRLPLNLLLVIPLLLPIGLALLLLGRAARWPMSLLLWAITFGRSETTLKALERQFIEAFRQKVTAFPVVQMRLRQYLEEHDAEVWLITGSPERLVEQVYRDSAFLPRVRLIGSRITRRCGGWVLTLRCLGAQKVVQLEQRLGAPLKLYSGYSDSKQDNPLLFFCEHRWRVSKQGELQQLE
- a CDS encoding PTS transporter subunit EIIC; this encodes MDKTTALATQILAGVGGEGNILKLENCMTRVRVEVSDEQRLDLAALRQLPGVKGYIKQGEQHQFIVGPGAAAKVVDAMRELLSGSAQPVVAVGDAARIKAQAKQKYAAPMSGALKKLADVFIPLIPAFIASGLITGIINLLKRPDIAGQLAVDYPNVLGLLAIFGSAVFAIMNILVGVNAARVFGGSQAMGGVMAGILSSPALAQITLFGEALQPGRGGVIAVLLVVALMCWVEKRLRTLLPESVELILNPLLTTLVTASLAILILQPIGGIISDAIAHGANLAIDKGGLLVGALLSGLFLPLVLSGLHQGLVPIHVELVQAHGSNPLLPILAMAGVGQVGAALAVLLKTRNARLKKVIKGALPVGILGIGEPLIFGVTLPLGRPFIGACLGGAVGGALISYWKVATVITFGISGLPLALTIVSGKVMLYLAGMLITIIAGFLFTWMMGFNDPEE
- the murQ gene encoding N-acetylmuramic acid 6-phosphate etherase; the encoded protein is MNLGALVSETRNPATMRLDEMSTLEMVRCFNQEDRKVPEAIEKVLPAIAQAVDLAAAALKAGGRLIYLGAGTSGRLGVLDASECPPTFGVPHGVVVGLIAGGPGALLKAVEGAEDDEALGEADLRALNLTAVDMVVGLAASGRTPYVIGALRYARGLGCPTAAISCNPDSPIAHEAQVAISPVVGPEALTGSTRLKSGTAQKLVLNMLSTGAMVKLGKVYQNLMVDVKATNVKLVDRACRIVVEATGAERAQAEAALAQTGFEVKPAILMLLAGVSAEEAQQRLQRHDGYLRAALAR
- a CDS encoding MurR/RpiR family transcriptional regulator, whose amino-acid sequence is MSTLLRIRQMYPTLAQNDRKLADFLLNNAEQARHLSSQKLAQLAGISQSSVVKFAQKLGYKGFPALKLALSETLAQPQAEPVVTVHNHILSSDTLKTVGEKLLAEKQAALRATLDINSEERLHQALDMLRQARRVMLIGIGASGLVAKDFSFKLLKIGVMAVAEADMHVQLAAVQALDKRDLLLAISFSGERREINLAAEEARQAGARVLALTSFSPNGLQQRADHCLYTIAEEPHTRSAAISSSTAQYALTDLLFMALIQHDLDHARDRIKHSEQLMKKLV
- a CDS encoding phosphoethanolamine transferase; this encodes MNTHTVILDKLRHSVTHPTLRTFLFYAIIALILIKAMGYSGVKGIDILFIALILLLLSIHSLTRYGLIIPFILLCALYAPVGAIYGSPSAVVVSALLQSNPIEAREFLQTLPVSCYLLPVAILLTPVILGRLIWRHPLSKKTILIALGLLTAIIIARAFSGGLSNLRLPDFFLSTYSAYDQYQQQIDELNTDASAPNRWSLTAGAPTNENYVIIVGESMRRDHMSLFGYPVSTTPFLDNAKGRFYSNYISTAPNTFESLPRTLALSNGHNIALGDNIITLAKTAGLNTHWLSNQGMFGQFDTPVSKIAMFSDNHYFLKKGDYQSRNTDDDALLLIFDQLLSRQGQGNLYVLHLMGSHADFCERLNGEPPSVESPNKELACYLSTYRKTDRFIEQVYHSLKRTGAPFKLFYFSDHGLSHKDIGGIRSLRHSGDTRQNYQVPLLVLSDRDQQHQIIDDPLSAFDFIGLFAQEAGIRVAHPEVMPTMRMADTDKRWVFDGQRRVDFDQLADDPPELP
- a CDS encoding YfhL family 4Fe-4S dicluster ferredoxin, whose amino-acid sequence is MALLITKKCINCDMCEPECPNQAISMGDEIYQIDTDRCTECVGHYDTPTCQQVCPIDNTIITDPQHRESNEQLWDKFVVLHHADRI
- the acpS gene encoding holo-ACP synthase, whose amino-acid sequence is MAVLGLGTDIVEMARIEAVVERSGDRLARRVLSDAEWALYQQHQQPIRFLAKRFAVKEAAAKAFGTGIRNGLAFNQFEVFNDALGKPNIRLHGRAAELAGEMGVAAIHVSLADERRYACATVIVES
- the pdxJ gene encoding pyridoxine 5'-phosphate synthase, giving the protein MADLLLGVNIDHIATLRNARGTQYPDPVQAAFIAEQAGADGITVHLREDRRHITDRDVRLLRQTIQTRMNLEMAVTDEMLDIAIELKPHFCCLVPEKREEVTTEGGLDVAGQLDKMSVAVERLAQAGILVSLFIDPDHRQIDAAVAVGAPYIEIHTGAYAEAQGELAVQAELRRIAVAAAYAAEKGLKVNAGHGLTYHNVQPIAALPEMHELNIGHAIIGQAVMCGLPAAVADMKVLMREARR
- the recO gene encoding DNA repair protein RecO; protein product: MDGWERAFVLHGRPYSETSLMLDLFTEGHGRVRLLAKGARSRRSNLKGCLQPFTPLLVRWGGRGEVKTLRNAEAVSLGLPLSGMMLYSGLYVNELLARVLEQETNYSVLFFDYLQCLQALAAEDSSPEQALRQFELALLHHLGYGLDFLHCAGSGLPVDDAMTYRYREEKGFIASLVVDHYSFTGRELRALAERQFPDAETLRAAKRFTRMALKPYLGGKPLKSRELFRQFVRKQPNTPVDDA
- the era gene encoding GTPase Era, with the protein product MSEVKQHCGFIAIVGRPNVGKSTLLNQLLGQKVSITSRKPQTTRHRIMGIDTDGAYQAIYVDTPGLHIEEKRAINRLMNRAASSSIGDVELVIFVVEGTNWTADDEMVVNKLRSLRCPVLLAINKVDNVTDKSKLLPHIAFLSQQMNFLDVVPISAEKGMNVDTIAGIVRKLLPEAEHHFPEDYITDRSQRFMASEIIREKLMRFLGEELPYSVTVEIEQFVANDRGGYDVHGLILVEREGQKKMVIGNKGAKIKTIGIEARQDMEQMFDAKVHLELWVKVKSGWADDERALRSLGYVDDLK
- the rnc gene encoding ribonuclease III — its product is MNPIVINRLQRKLGYTFQQQELLLQALTHRSASSKHNERLEFLGDSILSFVIANALYHRFPRVDEGDMSRMRATLVRGNTLAEMAREFDLGECLRLGPGELKSGGFRRESILADTVEALIGGVFLDSDIQTVERLILDWYRSRLDEISPGDKQKDPKTRLQEFLQGRHLPLPSYLVVQVRGEAHDQEFTIHCQVSGLSEPVVGTGSSRRKAEQAAAEQALKKLELE